The stretch of DNA ctcaatataaattaataatattaatgaaagatatattttgaaaataataataaatatatcaagTAATTTAAAACGGCAATAATCTACAATATATAAGGATTTGAATTTGTTTAAGAAAACACTTGCTGGTTTGAAGAAATATCCAGTAGAATGTGATGAATTTCCCTTGGAGTTGGAGATTAATCTACAATCACCCTTTTTACTTGATTCAAGTTGTGTGAGAGAGGTTCAAAATTTGCAACCACAAACTTATCAATAATGGAGACCATGTATTATTGAGGCCACACATGGTTTGGTCTCAGTTGAAATTCCTTACCACATATGGTACTTATTTCTTATGCTACTTAAGCTACATGACAAAAAtgtcaacaaaaagaaaaaaaaaaaaaagaacaaattcACATCAATTACTGTTAAACTGTCATTAGCACATTAGAACCTAGTGGCTTCAGGTAAAAAACTTTCAAGTTATTGCTGGTTCAAACCACTGGTAAGGCAGCAAtggtgattttttttgtaacaagctATTTCTGTCTAATAGTTATCAATCATCATTGTACCAAATTCTATATTTCACTCACATCACATGTCTTTCTCTCCTACTTAGCATCAAAACATGTAAAATGAAGTTTTCTGATTGCATTAGTGCAATATGAAGTGAcgcttatatttttttatgaatctaTAGTCGATATATATTTGGCATTGCTACGAGTATAGAGAATATACTTTTCATTTTACATACTTGGTATCGAAAGATAACTTTTAAAGGTGCAGTGCATGAGATATCCACACAAAGTATCAGATAGCCAAATAAATCACCATTTGAATTCGATATGCACACCTGGAAAAAAGGGTTCAAACACATCAATGAGAAAAGCAGCAAGTGTTGAATTGAAGGGGGGACTTCTATGTTCAATGTCTTTTTCGGTTTTTATATACATCATCTTCTGGTCTGTTCAATAATTTCGCACATACAAAGCCAGAAGGAGAGACGCAGAATTCTCCACATCACGGTCATTTAGTTACAAATTACAATATGTCATGGAAGACACTTATCATCATGGATAACAAAGCCAGCGAAATTCTGGCTTAAGATAAGCCAGCCGCGGCAAAACCAGATAGAACAGCTACCTAAAATAATTCTGGCTTAggaaaaacatgaaaatttgaCATAAACATATCATTTAACTGACATAGTAAATGCAACATCAATTCAGATGAAAGAAACTAATGCATAGATAACAGCACAGATTGATTGGTTATGTCACAGGCGAGAAAAGGTACCCGCTCAAAGTGCCATCTCAGCCTGCAAAGCTGCCAATTCATCTTCCTCAGGAGTCGGCTTTGCAGGAACAGGGCGTGTAGGTTGGCGACCAGGTGGGGCGTGCACTGCGGCAGCAGGAGCTGTAGTTGCTGGCTGAAGAAGCTGTTCTTCCAACTCAGCACTCTCCAATTCTTCAAGTTCTGCTTCCAGTTCAtcctgaaaacaaaaataaattcagaATGCCTCATAGACATGTATTAGCACCTACGTAGCACCGACACGCAACAGGATGCAAACAAAAGTGGTTATATTCAATCACTTCCATTTTCTTAAACTATTATCGGTGTTTACGTGTTAGTAAGTGTCAATGCTTCATAGATTAGTACTCTACAACACTACACTACACAATCAAAAGGTACAAATAATCAAGTATCCTATTTGCAACAGACATAACAAACAAGTAAAGATTTGAGAGAATGACCTCGTCAAAATCAGCAGCTGCACCAATTGGAGCTGACAGTGCTTCTTGAATCATCTTCATGTTCTCAGTCTGTTCATTTATCTCGTCCATGGTCTTGTCAACATCATCAATATTCCTGAAAAAAGAAACAGAAGCAAACTTACGCTTTGTTTGGactttggataaacaacttaattaagcactaATAGCATAGGTGCTcatcatataagtgtttatgtgtAAGCCTGTGAGgtatttctataataaaagataaaatacagtcaaattgtttttatataaactataagctatctTCATAAGTTATGtcggagagcttatggaaataagctaaaaacaacttatagacaAGTGTTTATGTCAGTAGATTAGCTCAAATAAGCAAATGCATATAGGCCCTTAATAATGTCATAAATCATAATCAACGGCCCATTAAAGACATAGAATCATCTAATAGCAGTACATACGTTGCTTTCTGCATAGCTTTCATAGTAGCTGCTCCTGTTCTTAACGCATCTACTGTTTCTGTGGTGGCTTTAGCACCTTCTAACATTATCATCTATAACACAGATCACCACCATAAGACACAAAAGAAGATTAATAATCTAAACCATTGTCTAAACTAATACTAAATATAATTGCATCCGCACCTGGTCATGAATACGCAACTGGAAATTTCCAAGCTGCTCAATTTGTTGTTCATATAACCTCTTCCTCTTCAAACATTGAATTGCCGCTGcacaaaacaaaaactcaagtcACATGCCATTAAAAATAAGGGAAAGTGGGATTAAAGAAAACTCTGAAGAACAAGTACAAAAATTCAGTTTAAGAACCTACCTTTTTTGTTCTTTCCTTTGGTGAATTCTTTGGCTTTTTCAACTTCTGCTCCGGCCTTTTTAAGGAgtactttttcctttttctctaaCATTTCTAGTGTCTGTATAATTTCAAAGgacaaaaattcaaattctgaaATCAACTCTCTCAATCTCAAACAGTAAATTAATTCTCAAAACAAATGGATAACAATAAACAAAGCACATATCTATTGTCACATGATGCATGCACTAATATACATATATGATATACATTTCAAAATAGAAAGCAGACATATCTAACAATAGAACATAGATAAAAAGAACATAGATAAAACAGTCCAAGGCTATGACTGTGAGAAGAGTTGCAAGAATATTTTCTGCCAATGATGTGCtcataaatagaaaatattgaAATAGATACTAAGGAGTGAGTATTTTACTGTAATTCTGTGCCAATTAACAAAGGGCCTATTTGGATTGTCTTATTCGAGCTTATCTACTAGCTtattcataagctgttttcagctaaTTCCTATATACTcaacttatagtttatatgaaaacaatttgactttgttttaccttttgttataaaaatagcttataaattaACACTTATATCATAAGAACTTAATTAAgctatttatccaaacatggtCTTAAATAGGATATATGGCAATTGATGTATTTATTTGTTATTCAGCACTCACAGTCACAGCTCATAGGTGTAGTGTAATAATAGGAATTAAAGTTGGCATGATATTATTCACCATTAAATCATGCAGCAATATAACAATAACGGGTCTTTTGGATTGACTTacttgagtttatctactgCAATAAACACTTATGATAGTCTTTGTTTGAATAAATAGCTTATTTGCAGCAAtagaatttatgaaaataagttgaaaacaattACGAACATGTCATAATCcactttcataagttctcccaaatTATGTTAGTTGATAAACTTTAAGTAAATCCAAATAGACCCTACTTggaagagcttatggaaacaacttatgacatgtttatTACttgttttttaacattttttccGCTCTCCAGTATAGCTTATGATAactgactttattttatcttttgttataaaattagcttatacataaaaacttatataATAAGGACTTAATTATAGGCTTTGTTTGGCAATatcaaattttgagcttataaacTCGCATGAAAAAAAGACCTATTTGGTAACATTTTTATCTCACGGGCTTCTAACttatttttactagcttatatcTTATTTCgataagctaattcaattagcttataacttatcatttttctcccaattttacccttgtCAATGTCATCTTACttgataaaaatgaaatattagttAAACATATCTTtgtatgtcatttcatatttttcatgtttataaactagttcaactgctaattttacaaaacactacaaattcaatagGCTAGCTTATCTGCGACAAatctataagctagtttataagCTATTCACTATAAGTTCATCAGTTATAAGCTGCTAACCCCTATTTTTTTGCCAAACAGTCCTATAAGTACTTAATTAAGTTATCCAAACATGATCTAAGTGCAAAATAGAAAAGTATAATTAAGTCAAGGCAAAAAGTTGAATTCACACAAATCATAGCAAAAGATGAAAGTAATAAAAGGGGCAATAAtggaaaaatagaaatagaagtAGGTACTACCTCGTTTAACTTGTCTAAAGTGGCAACAGCATTACTGCTAGTTTCCTGTTTAGGTTTACCAAAAACTCTGCTAAACATAATTATTAAGTAtttgtgattgattgattgattgaaacAATTTATGAAAATTGAATCGTAAGAGGGATGAAAGATTCAAACTTGGGATCTGGGTAGATAGTAGAAAAAgcgatgaagaagaagatgatgttgttgttgttgttattgggTTTTGTTTTGGTCATAGATAGATCGAATCGAAGGAAAGAACCTGCAAGTGCAAAACCTTTATTTCCACGTGGCAcgcattaattaattaattaatttatttttatttagaaaaatcaatcaaaacaaaccgtcaataaaactttatttttattacaataaataaaaataatactcccCGCGAGCTTAGCTGAGTTAGCTAAATTGGTAAGAATATAGcgttataaatatatgatttgttttgttgttattgGGAGGAGGAAATGTTGGGGGAGTCCCAGTCTTTACTTCTTAACATTTTCTTGCAGGCTCATTCTATTGATAGGTGGCATTGGCATTGGCACAGGTTACTCTGTTAGAGGAGCATACCAGCTTCTTACTTCTCATGTATCGATTACTATGGATGGCGCGGATAATCTCATTTGGCaccctcaggttcctttgaaggtttctatTTTCGTGTGGCGtttattgcgtgacaggttgTCCACAAAGGACAATCTGATCATTCGAGGCGTTCTATCTTCTACACCTCAGTCTTGCGTTTTTGGATATGGAGAGGCCGAGTCAGTCTATCACTTGTTTATCTCTTGCAGTACTGCGGTttctctttgggatttagtgcGTTCGTGGATTGGTATTCCTTTGGTGGATTTCACTACTCCGCGTGACTATTTTGTTCAGTTTGCATCTTCAGCAGGTGGCTCTCGTGCGCGTCGATCTTTTTTacagctcatttggcttgcttgcGTATGGGTTGTATGGACGGAGCGAAACCATCGATTGTTCACAGGATCAGCAGATACGCCCTATAtgttgttggacaagatcaagctattttcttttaggtggttgaagtcgacgagtgTTACGTTAGCTTataactaccatagttggtggtctagtcctttgatTTGTTTGGGCTTTGTATGATTTGTATCTGTGTTTGCTTAtttgactctttgtaaactctTGTAGTCTATCCTgacacgtcttgtgctgggaagGTTGTTGtggtaatatatctcattttagctttttcaaaacaaaacaaaaaatataggAGCTGTGTTTTAACCAGTGTTTTGAAAATCGGAtcggtcatcgaaccggtgagGGCACTGGGTCACtgtcgaaccgcatgacaaaTCGGATTAAATCGGTGGAATGAACCGAtctctataataaaactatatatttattaaacctatataaaaaaatcatataattaataaacctatataaaaaatcttcacaactaaaaaatttaaaaatctcGTAAGAATcttcaaagaaaaaacaatagcTAACAATTTTTGTAAGAATCTACGATATAATGAATGTGTagctattatttttcttaaatattctctgtattataatattttttgattGATCTACATTATAATATGTGATGTAAACAGAAATTaatatctatttaaaaaaataaaaagtaaggTAGCACTACTAacattcacaatttttttctctctgtCACCccacttttttcttttatttccgtaatacccctgtttttaaaaaattatcgtAATACTCCTGTTCTGGACAAAAAGTGATGTTGTTCAGGTGCCTGTACATGAAGGAACTAAGCATCACGCCATGCACATCAGGATGGCGGATATGTCAGTCACGCCGTGTGCAGGAGATGGCGGAAATTGTAGTCACGCCATTGACTGCCTTGTTTTCCGTGCATTATGGTCTATTGGGGACAGCAgcaacattaattttttttttgtttttttttttacgttttttGGCCAAAAATggccttttttatttatttgtttaaaataataataattaataacactaaacattattatgaaaaaaaattaaaataaatatatacattgcgaaatcagaaaataaaattggtaaATTTAGGATTGCatcattaataaaattacacaaacataaaacataaaaaaaatgacataatatataaaataaaccaCATATAACaacttaacctttttttttatgtcgCGTACAACGATGTggttctttttcattttcaacaaatGAAAACATCAATTGCACTTCCAAATCACCCTtcaatttgtaccaatattTTGTCATTGTAGCTTCGAGGGAGTCACCTGTGATGTCCGTGCATGAATTTAAATAGGTCATATGCTCGATTTCTATATATTCATTGTTTTTGAACAAGAACATTTCTTGAATCTTACTCTTTAAAGCAGAAAGAAAACTCCATTTGTCAATCGCTAATTTAAAATGTTCTTGGCGGCCTTCAAATTTCATAGAAAACAGAGATGTTGATGATAAATAGTTGTCACCAACATTGGAAGAATATGTCATCTCTTATAAAATAAACAGTGTAAAAAGTGAATGAGCACAATtaaaatgaagaagatgaagttagtATGTGAAAAATGAAAGTATAGAGTGTAATATTTATAGAATGATATGagagttgaataaaaaaaaaaaaccaaaactaGTTCCCCATGCAAAAGCAACGTGTGACAGTCAATGGGGCATGACTGCCAGTTCCGCCATCTCCCTAGCATGACATGATTGGCAGTTCCGCCATCCACATGCACATGGCGTAAGTCTGGTTTCCGCCATCTCCTGACATGGTGTGACTAGCATTTCTGTCATCCTGCTGTGCATAGCGTGATGCTCAGTTCCGCCATGTACAGGCACCTGAGCAGCATCACTTTTTGTCCAGAACAGGAGTATTAcgataatttttaaaaaaacaggGATATTAcggaaataaaaggaaaaaatggTGGTACATGGAGAAAAAAATCACATTCACAAGATGTAAGTGGGTGGGTGCCGGCCAGAAAGggaaactttttattttcttttgttttgagaACTTAGCACtactaacaacaacaacaacaacaaagccTTTCTTTTCTCCCTCTCTCTGGTTTGCTTTGTTTTACTTTCTATCTATATACTTCCTTCTACCTCGTTTTCCAATTGATTTCTTCCACCTCCAATTTTATACTTATCATTTCATTTCGCTATCTATATACTTCATAGGCCGCACTTTTCATTGCTTACATATAGATCCAATCATTGATTCCGAACTGAGCTCCACACTGCCAATTTCACAATCTTCAAACCCGATCTGAAGATCTAATCTTCATCTCCTTTGTTCTTATTAATTTCTtctaataaaacaaaaaaaactcgTGCAAACAGTCAATGATTGGCGaaaaaacgacgtcgtttttgGCGAGAGAAAAAAAAACGTGCAATCAAACCGGCGGTTCGAGGAAaccgccggttcaccggtttttcgAGTTTTTTCCGGTTCTCGCCGGTCCAACAACATGGACGATCCAACGTATGAACCAGACCGGATAGGCTTCGGTTCCTGGTTTGACCGGTTCGATCGGccggtccgatttttaaaacactggtttAAACCTTAGACAATACATTTATCTgttttaaggtggaatttctagtctCTAAACTATCTGACAAGATTATTTAAAAAGATTATTTAAATACTACTAGTACACTTCAAAAAGATTATTTAATTTAGGCGGAGTAATGAGGTAAGATCATCTccatttactatttttatttattttttttctttctatttcctttattattatatagttttaattactatataattttaataatataaatataaaagtgtGACATTAAGTGACTTCATCACCAATAATCTCACGAATCAACTACTACATGCATAacattatcaatattttttaaaagaaaatgcaTTCTCCTTAAATGTAATAAACGATTTTTTGAGTTATGTGACAGTAAatgttatatattaaaaataaaaaataattgtaaattttaaCATATTACATTTATGTACTCCATCATTCCTTAGTTATAAgacgttttttcatttttattgtcCCTTAATATAAGATACTTTATAAAAGTTCATATGTATTATGTTATGGTGAAATGGATGAAAAGGAAAACACAGATCATAGTTCAAGTTCAAATTTCATGTTAATATGTAAAAGAGAGATAATAAATCAgttaatagtaaaaataaaacttgactTTGGAAAGGTATAAAATGTGTGAAAAATGAAGGGACACACTAATTGTGTTGTGTTCAAATGATTAATGATGAAAACGAAGCGGTGCAGTAGAAGAGGCATGAGGCTAGAGCGAAAAGTGATTAGTAGGCAAAATTACAACATTGTCCTTAGTTTAGGCGGACTAATTTGGCGGAAAAACATGATTAGCATGTTTTGTGTTTTAACAAGTTATCTGaaaactgtcaaaaaaaaaaaaaaagagctcCTACTGGACGATCTACATAAACTGTTGGAGATAATAaggaccaaaaaaatattaaaacaataaaatgaatGGATGTATTTATAGagattgtttttgtttatattgtccatgtaattttcatatttcttttattatattataggtATCAAGTTTTTATTGACATTTAACAGTTATTGATTAATTGCTTTCGGAGAACATGTTGGGAACAAAAGATTCAAGCGGCCGTGTATATTCCTCTTGGAAGAACATTTTTCGAAATATACTTGTATGTTGCAAAAATAGAACCAcacattaaataaaataaaataaaaatgaaccaCATGTTTCCAATTATGTTTTTGTGCAAAATACAAGAGGTTTTTCAATCTAAATACATTAAAGTGACTTAATATTCAACCCACAAATAAGTGTTcatcattttgattttagtgaaattttttagtattttgaGTTTAGGTTAGATTTTAAGTTTCATAATCGATTAAAGTTGTTTGTATAAATTGAttagttttttaatagagaatTGTACTAAtgataagtttattttattaaagCCATAGGCAGAGTTCTACTCATTATGTTGTTTAATATGAAGCCTCACGTCACGAGTATCTATCACTTTGTGAATCCGATCTTTTGGTACTCTCATTTCATGGTTGTAAGTCGCCGTAACCTTTGGATAAATTTATTGTCTTTATCATAAAACAACGTGATAGAAAAACCCTTGTGACCAATTGGTAAAATTTGTGAGATGTTTTGAAGTTACAAAAATTAGAGTTGGAAAGCTTTAGATGTAGAAAAAGAAATTGGAACAtccaggaaaaaaaaactttatctTTAATTTGTACAGTTCAATATCTTTAACTtcgt from Trifolium pratense cultivar HEN17-A07 linkage group LG5, ARS_RC_1.1, whole genome shotgun sequence encodes:
- the LOC123884001 gene encoding vacuolar protein sorting-associated protein 32 homolog 2-like, which codes for MFSRVFGKPKQETSSNAVATLDKLNETLEMLEKKEKVLLKKAGAEVEKAKEFTKGKNKKAAIQCLKRKRLYEQQIEQLGNFQLRIHDQMIMLEGAKATTETVDALRTGAATMKAMQKATNIDDVDKTMDEINEQTENMKMIQEALSAPIGAAADFDEDELEAELEELESAELEEQLLQPATTAPAAAVHAPPGRQPTRPVPAKPTPEEDELAALQAEMAL